The Populus nigra chromosome 19, ddPopNigr1.1, whole genome shotgun sequence genome includes a window with the following:
- the LOC133679190 gene encoding la-related protein 6C-like has translation MAQAQPEEEMSKEKEMKETTRPKNDRGPVSFKFNAQAPEFLPRSHSTATQMPISGYFYPYFNYLGATAAGGSDWFFVGNQDHAAYLISNNPNLAAMPNGPTKNSDVLTDDLQKKIIKQVEYQFSDMSLLANESMSKHINKDPEGYVPISVIASTKKMRSLVIDNDSLAQALKSSSKLSLTEDGKKVKRKIPFTDKDREELQSRIVVVENLPEDHSHQNVQKIFSVVGSVKTIRICHPHESNSSGAKNDFFVTNKLHALVELETRKIAEKAAEKLNDERNWRKGLRVRLLLRCSPKSVLPRGRRSEFDIWDEEDSPHYESTVDTSFKPNNSESVTESHAEDSSGASKKAWAAKGHGKGKGRGQINCSRGLLAPVKCASIPQREASAKHASKSPRMPDGTKGFTVGRGKPLSTSALTSSMME, from the exons aTGGCACAGGCACAACCTGAAGAAGAAATgtctaaagaaaaagaaatgaaagaaacaacCAGACCCAAAAATGATAGGGGTCCCGTGTCCTTTAAATTCAACGCACAGGCACCTGAGTTTTTGCCAAGATCACATTCCACTGCAACCCAAATGCCTATATCAggttatttttatccttacttTAATTATCTTGGTGCCACTGCTGCTGGAGGGTCTGACTGGTTCTTTGTTGGGAACCAAGACCATGCTGCCTATTTGATCTCTAATAATCCAAATCTTGCTGCAATGCCTAATGGCCCCACCAAGAATAGCGATGTTCTCACTGACGATCTTCAAAAAAAGATCATCAAACAG GTGGAGTACCAATTCAGTGACATGAGTCTTCTTGCTAACGAATCGATGTCGAAACACATTAATAAAGATCCTGAAGGCTATG TGCCAATATCTGTTATTGCTTCAACTAAGAAAATGCGGTCCCTTGTTATCGATAACGATTCGCTTGCTCAAGCACTCAAGTCTTCATCAAAACTT TCCCTGACTGAAGATGGCAAGAAGGTCAAACGTAAAATCCCTTTCACTGATAAAGATAGAGAAGAATTGCAG TCTCGTATTGTTGTTGTGGAGAATTTGCCAGAAGATCATTCTCATCAAAATGTCCAGAAGATTTTCAGCGTGGTTGGAAG TGTGAAAACCATCAGAATATGCCATCCTCATGAATCCAATTCTTCCGGGGCTAAAAATGACTTCTTTGTAACCAATAAG CTGCACGCACTTGTGGAACTTGAAACCCGAAAAATAGCTGAGAAAGCG GCTgaaaagttgaatgatgaaaggAACTGGAGGAAAGGCCTTAGAGTAAGGTTGCTGCTTCGATGCTCG CCAAAATCTGTTCTCCCCAGGGGCAGAAGGTCCGAATTTGATATTTGGGACGAGGAAGATTCACCTCATTATGAATCAACTGTAGATACCAGCTTCAAACCAAACAATTCAGAATCCGTCACAGAGAGTCAT GCTGAAGATAGTTCAGGAGCATCAAAGAAGGCATGGGCGGCAAAAGGCCATGGCAAGGGCAAAGGCCGTGGTCAAATCAATTGTAGCAGAGGTCTGCTTGCTCCTGTAAAATGTGCCAGCATCCCTCAACGTGAAGCATCTGCTAAACATGCTTCCAAGAGTCCAAGAATGCCTGATGGGACCAAAGGTTTCACTGTGGGTCGAGGCAAGCCATTGAGTACTTCAGCTCTGACCAGCTCAATGATGGAATAA
- the LOC133680463 gene encoding transcription factor HHO2-like, translating to MGSLSPELSLDFARPSTAKTLPFLPKTIADFLKEVSVIGDSAVKVLKVDGFIQDLEEEKRKIDAFKRELPLCMLLLNDAIQVLREELMQRGASKTQQPVLEEFIPLKKNIDDHHENDGLIEEKDSKDKKNWMSSVQLWNADDHHPSTDYLFDPKQNLKLESKTNKKGNQYGNEDAFQACIGRTAARTFMPFKACSGLSSKEEKLPVPSLSLSTPGIKSLKEESNSTGSRSSCSRSVSTISGPNSESNLRNGPHSQQQTARKQRRCWSPELHRRFVNALQQLGGSQAATPKQIRELMQVDGLTNDEVKSHLQKYRLHTRRVTPATAAAPANQSVVVLGGLWMTQDQYGDSSKATSSQSGSPQGPLQLAVNTGGTSTTGGDSMEDDEDAKSEGYSWKSHTHRSGKDDV from the exons atggGTTCGCTTTCACCCGAATTGAGCTTGGATTTTGCCAGGCCTTCAACAGCAAAAACATTGCCTTTTTTGCCTAAAACGATAGCCGATTTTCTCAAGGAGGTTTCGGTGATCGGTGATTCTGCTGTGAAGGTTTTGAAAGTGGATGGTTTTATTCAAGATTtagaagaggaaaagagaaagatCGATGCTTTTAAACGAGAGTTACCTCTTTGCATGCTCCTTTTGAATGATG CAATTCAAGTTTTGAGGGAGGAGCTAATGCAACGTGGAGCGTCAAAAACTCAACAACCAGTATTAGAAGAATTCATtccattgaagaaaaatattgatgatcatCATGAAAATGATGGTTTAATTGAGGAGAAAGACTCTAAAGACAAGAAAAACTGGATGAGTTCTGTTCAATTATGGAATGCTGATGATCACCATCCCTCTACTGATTACTTGtttgatccaaaacaaaatctcaaaTTAGAATCTAAG acaAATAAGAAAGGAAATCAGTATGGAAACGAGGATGCATTCCAGGCTTGTATAGGCAGGACTGCAGCACGAACGTTTATGCCATTTAAAGCCTGCTCTGGTTTATCAAGCAAGGAGGAGAAATTGCCagttccttctctttctctttcaactcCTGGGATTAAGAGCTTAAAAGAGGAATCCAACTCGACAGGTTCAAGAAGCAGCTGTAGTAGATCAGTTTCCACTATTTCTGGCCCTAATTCAGAATCAAATTTACGAAATGGACCTCATTCCCAGCAGCAGACTGCTAGGAAGCAGAGGAGATGCTGGTCACCAGAGCTGCACCGCCGGTTTGTCAATGCTTTACAGCAACTTGGAGGTTCTCAAG CCGCTACTCCAAAGCAGATTAGAGAACTTATGCAAGTTGATGGCTTGACTAATGATGAAGTGAAGAGTCATTTGCAA AAATACCGACTTCATACAAGAAGAGTGACACCAGCTACAGCTGCTGCCCCTGCAAACCAATCTGTTGTTGTTTTGGGGGGTTTGTGGATGACCCAAGATCAGTATGGTGACTCCTCAAAGGCTACCAGTTCCCAGTCTGGCTCCCCCCAAGGTCCTCTTCAGCTAGCTGTAAACACCGGAGGGACCTCCACTACAGGAGGTGATAGCATGGAGGATGATGAAGATGCAAAATCTGAGGGCTACAGCTGGAAAAGTCATACTCACAGATCAGGAAAAGATGATGTATAG